A genomic segment from Flavobacterium inviolabile encodes:
- a CDS encoding ribonucleoside-diphosphate reductase subunit alpha: MYVVKRDGRREPVMFDKITDRVRILCYGLNDLVDPVKVAMRVIEGLYDGVTTSELDNLAAETAASMTVSHPDYAQLAARIAVSNLHKNTKKSFSETMTDMYQYVNPRTNQDSPLISDEVHEVIMANAERLDSTIIYNRDFNYDYFGFKTLERSYLLRINGQIVERPQHMLMRVSVGIHLNDIESAIETYELMSKKFFTHATPTLFNAGTPKPQMSSCFLLAMQDDSIDGIYDTLKQTAKISQSAGGIGLSIHNVRATGSYIRGTNGTSNGIVPMLRVFNDTARYVDQGGGKRKGSFAVYVEPWHADIFDFLDLRKNHGKEEMRARDLFYAMWMNDLFMKRVQEDASWTLMCPNECPGLYNVYGDEFDAMYIAYENAGKGRKTIKARELWEKILESQIETGTPYMLYKDAANRKSNQKNLGTIRSSNLCTEIMEYTSADEIAVCNLASISLPMFVENGAFNHELLFDVTKRVTRNLNKVIDRNYYPVQEAENSNMRHRPVGLGVQGLADAFILLRLPFTSDEAKKLNQEIFETMYFAAVTASMEMAKEEGPYSTFQGSPISQGEFQYNLWGLSDEELSGRWDWKSLRKEVMEHGVRNSLLMAPMPTASTSQILGNNEAFEPYTSNIYTRRVLSGEFIVVNKHLLHDLVNLGLWNESLKQEIMRANGSIQDIDAIPQDIKELYKTVWEMSMKDIIDMSRHRGYFIDQSQSLNLFMEGATFAKLTSMHFYAWQSGLKTGMYYLRTKSAVDAIKFTLNNDKKEETPSVKEEEIAVDEFRAMLERSKNAEPDDCEMCGS; the protein is encoded by the coding sequence ATGTATGTAGTAAAAAGAGACGGACGAAGAGAACCTGTAATGTTTGATAAGATTACAGATAGAGTTAGAATTCTATGCTACGGATTAAACGACCTGGTTGATCCTGTAAAAGTAGCCATGCGTGTTATTGAAGGTTTGTATGATGGAGTAACAACATCCGAATTGGATAATTTAGCTGCCGAAACGGCAGCGTCAATGACCGTTTCGCATCCGGATTATGCACAGTTGGCAGCGCGAATTGCGGTATCCAACCTGCACAAGAATACTAAAAAATCATTCTCGGAAACCATGACTGACATGTATCAGTATGTTAATCCGAGAACCAATCAGGATTCACCGTTAATCTCCGATGAGGTTCACGAAGTGATTATGGCAAATGCCGAACGATTGGATTCTACAATTATCTATAACAGGGATTTTAATTACGATTATTTCGGATTTAAAACCCTGGAGCGTTCTTATTTGCTGCGTATCAACGGGCAGATCGTAGAGCGTCCGCAGCACATGTTAATGCGTGTTTCCGTTGGAATTCACCTTAACGATATTGAATCGGCTATCGAAACGTATGAGTTAATGTCTAAAAAATTCTTTACACATGCAACACCAACGTTATTCAATGCCGGAACACCAAAACCGCAAATGTCTTCATGCTTCCTGTTAGCCATGCAGGATGACAGTATTGACGGTATTTACGATACATTAAAACAAACGGCTAAAATTTCCCAGTCTGCCGGCGGAATCGGATTATCGATCCACAACGTTCGTGCAACCGGTTCGTATATTCGTGGAACAAACGGAACATCAAACGGAATCGTACCGATGCTTCGTGTGTTTAACGATACGGCCCGTTATGTAGACCAGGGCGGTGGAAAACGTAAAGGAAGCTTTGCTGTTTATGTAGAGCCGTGGCATGCGGATATTTTTGATTTCCTTGATTTGAGAAAAAATCACGGTAAAGAAGAAATGCGTGCCCGTGACCTTTTTTATGCAATGTGGATGAATGACCTTTTCATGAAAAGAGTTCAGGAAGACGCTTCATGGACTTTAATGTGTCCGAACGAATGTCCGGGATTATATAATGTTTACGGCGATGAGTTTGATGCGATGTACATTGCCTATGAAAATGCTGGAAAAGGCAGAAAAACAATAAAAGCCCGTGAACTATGGGAAAAAATCCTGGAATCTCAAATTGAAACAGGAACACCTTATATGCTGTATAAAGATGCGGCAAACCGAAAATCAAATCAAAAGAATTTAGGAACAATCCGTTCTTCCAACCTGTGTACGGAAATCATGGAATACACATCGGCAGATGAAATTGCTGTTTGTAACCTGGCTTCCATTTCGTTACCGATGTTTGTAGAAAACGGGGCGTTTAACCATGAATTGCTTTTTGATGTAACGAAACGTGTAACACGCAACCTGAATAAAGTAATCGACAGAAACTACTATCCTGTTCAGGAAGCGGAAAACTCAAACATGCGTCACCGTCCGGTTGGATTGGGAGTGCAAGGTCTGGCGGATGCTTTTATCTTACTGCGTTTGCCTTTCACCAGCGATGAAGCTAAAAAACTGAACCAGGAAATCTTTGAAACCATGTACTTTGCTGCAGTTACTGCTTCGATGGAAATGGCAAAAGAAGAAGGGCCATATTCAACTTTCCAGGGATCACCGATCTCTCAGGGAGAATTCCAGTATAATCTTTGGGGATTAAGCGATGAAGAATTAAGCGGTCGTTGGGATTGGAAATCACTGCGTAAAGAAGTAATGGAACACGGAGTGCGTAACTCTTTGTTGATGGCACCGATGCCAACAGCTTCCACGTCTCAGATTTTAGGAAACAACGAAGCTTTTGAACCATATACATCCAATATTTATACAAGACGGGTATTGTCTGGTGAATTTATTGTAGTAAACAAGCATTTATTACATGATTTGGTAAACTTAGGATTGTGGAATGAAAGCCTGAAACAGGAAATCATGCGTGCAAACGGTTCTATCCAGGATATCGATGCGATTCCTCAGGATATTAAAGAATTGTACAAAACCGTTTGGGAAATGAGTATGAAAGATATTATCGATATGTCACGTCACAGAGGATATTTTATCGATCAGTCCCAGTCGTTAAACCTGTTTATGGAAGGAGCTACTTTTGCAAAACTAACATCAATGCATTTCTATGCGTGGCAATCCGGATTAAAAACAGGAATGTACTATTTAAGAACGAAGAGTGCGGTTGACGCGATCAAGTTCACATTGAATAATGATAAAAAAGAAGAAACACCATCTGTAAAAGAAGAGGAAATTGCAGTTGACGAATTCCGCGCCATGCTGGAACGTTCTAAAAATGCAGAACCGGACGATTGCGAAATGTGTGGTTCATAA
- a CDS encoding 1-deoxy-D-xylulose-5-phosphate synthase, whose protein sequence is MSEKLLPNIQSPVHLRQLPVEQLPVLAQELRDFIIDIVAVKEGHLGASLGVVELTIALHYIFNTPEDLLVWDVGHQAYGHKILTERAEIFHTNRQLNGISGFPKRSESIYDTFGVGHSSTAISAALGMAIASNLKGETEKQHIAVIGDASIASGMAFEGLNHAGVTDANLLVILNDNAIGIDPSVGALKDYLTSVKAGKNPKENNMISSLNFDYSGPIDGHDIPLLLSELNRLKNKKGPKFLHIITTKGKGLEQAEKDQVKYHAPGKFDKVTGEIIPKSEDHLPPKFQDVFGLTLVELARQNEKIIGITPAMPTGSSMKFMMEEIPSRAFDVGIAEQHAVTLAAGMATQRMVVFCNIYSTFLQRAYDQVIHDVALQDLPVIFCLDRAGLVGEDGATHQGVFDIAYLSCIPNLILFAPLNEIELRNGMYTAQTGLEHPIAIRYPRGRGYIRNWQLPFEKIEIGKARLLQKGTQTAILSTGTIGNNITAALNEIQDAALFSHYHFPFIKPLDEQSLHEICNTHTTIITIEDGSIIGGFGSLVTAFITDNNYPVSVKKLGVPDFFIEHGTVIEQQQSCKIDVISLKNFLSSL, encoded by the coding sequence ATGTCCGAAAAACTCTTACCAAATATTCAATCTCCAGTCCATTTACGGCAGCTTCCGGTTGAACAACTTCCGGTTTTAGCACAGGAATTACGCGACTTTATAATTGATATTGTTGCTGTCAAAGAAGGCCATTTAGGCGCAAGCCTTGGAGTAGTCGAACTTACGATAGCGCTTCATTATATTTTCAATACCCCTGAAGATTTATTGGTCTGGGATGTAGGCCACCAGGCTTACGGACATAAAATACTGACTGAAAGAGCCGAAATATTTCATACGAACCGGCAGCTGAACGGCATATCCGGTTTCCCGAAACGCAGCGAAAGCATTTACGATACTTTTGGTGTCGGGCATTCCTCCACGGCAATATCGGCCGCACTCGGAATGGCCATTGCGTCCAACCTGAAAGGAGAAACGGAAAAACAGCACATCGCCGTAATTGGCGATGCTTCCATAGCTTCCGGAATGGCTTTTGAAGGACTGAATCACGCCGGGGTAACCGATGCCAATTTACTGGTTATCCTGAATGACAATGCCATTGGGATAGATCCCAGCGTAGGTGCTCTTAAAGATTACCTGACTTCGGTAAAAGCCGGAAAGAATCCGAAAGAGAACAACATGATCAGTTCCCTGAATTTTGATTATTCCGGTCCTATTGACGGTCATGACATCCCTCTTTTGTTAAGTGAGCTGAACCGTCTTAAAAATAAAAAAGGTCCTAAATTCCTTCATATTATCACCACCAAAGGAAAAGGACTGGAACAGGCCGAAAAAGACCAGGTGAAATACCATGCACCGGGAAAATTCGACAAAGTAACCGGTGAGATAATTCCCAAATCTGAAGATCATCTGCCGCCAAAATTCCAGGATGTTTTTGGTTTAACCCTAGTGGAACTGGCCCGACAGAATGAAAAAATAATCGGCATCACACCCGCTATGCCAACCGGTTCTTCCATGAAATTCATGATGGAGGAAATCCCGTCGCGTGCCTTTGACGTGGGCATAGCCGAACAGCATGCCGTAACACTGGCCGCCGGAATGGCAACACAGAGAATGGTTGTTTTTTGCAACATTTATTCTACCTTTTTACAACGGGCTTACGACCAGGTTATCCACGATGTGGCACTACAGGATCTTCCGGTAATTTTTTGCCTGGACCGTGCAGGGCTTGTCGGCGAAGACGGCGCAACCCACCAGGGTGTATTTGACATTGCCTACCTGAGCTGTATTCCGAACCTTATCCTGTTTGCTCCGCTTAATGAGATCGAACTGAGAAACGGGATGTACACCGCACAGACAGGACTGGAACATCCTATTGCGATACGCTATCCGAGAGGAAGAGGCTATATCCGCAACTGGCAGCTGCCTTTTGAAAAAATTGAGATCGGCAAAGCCAGACTATTGCAAAAAGGTACCCAAACAGCCATACTATCTACCGGCACAATCGGCAATAATATTACTGCGGCTTTAAACGAAATACAGGATGCGGCTTTATTTTCGCATTATCATTTTCCTTTTATAAAACCACTGGATGAACAAAGCCTGCATGAAATCTGTAACACACACACCACTATCATAACCATTGAGGATGGCAGCATCATCGGCGGCTTCGGCAGTCTTGTTACTGCTTTTATAACCGATAATAATTACCCTGTAAGTGTTAAAAAACTGGGGGTACCGGATTTTTTCATTGAACACGGCACAGTTATTGAGCAACAACAAAGTTGCAAAATTGACGTTATCAGTTTGAAGAATTTTTTATCAAGCCTCTGA
- a CDS encoding DUF3078 domain-containing protein, which produces MKITPYLIGLLFILTISKSNAQDVVRTTIPDTTTYWHKKNVIGLDFSQIAFINWSVGGNNSISGLLKGAFLRNYTKGNLRWKNELIVRYGVNKQEERELRKTDDAVQLNSTIGYRHDSISNWYHSAKLNFNTQFTSGYAYPNTDLAISKAFAPAYWFLGVGAEYSNKEKKLNAYFSPLTQKTTLVLDQRLADQGAFGVDKAVYDADGNLIRHGKKSRTEVGILVTNQWKNEIYKNIFLDHRLSLYTDYLNNFGNVDVDWQVQLDLVVNQYVKANIGTNLVYDDDIKSKKEIDGVQVTQGPKIQFKQLLGVGLSYTF; this is translated from the coding sequence ATGAAAATTACTCCGTATCTAATCGGATTACTTTTTATTTTAACTATTTCAAAAAGTAATGCACAAGACGTTGTAAGAACAACAATCCCCGACACCACCACCTACTGGCACAAAAAGAACGTTATCGGCCTCGATTTCAGCCAGATTGCCTTTATCAATTGGAGCGTCGGAGGAAACAACTCCATTTCCGGCCTTTTAAAGGGCGCTTTCCTAAGAAACTACACCAAAGGCAATCTTAGATGGAAAAACGAATTAATCGTGCGCTATGGCGTAAATAAGCAGGAAGAAAGGGAATTACGGAAAACGGATGATGCGGTACAGCTTAATTCCACCATCGGATACCGTCATGATAGTATTTCAAACTGGTACCACAGTGCGAAATTAAATTTCAACACGCAGTTTACAAGCGGTTATGCTTATCCCAATACGGATCTGGCAATTTCGAAGGCTTTTGCCCCGGCTTACTGGTTTCTGGGTGTAGGAGCAGAATATTCCAATAAAGAAAAAAAGCTGAATGCCTATTTTTCTCCGCTGACACAAAAAACCACTTTAGTACTGGATCAGCGTTTAGCCGACCAGGGGGCTTTCGGGGTTGACAAAGCGGTTTATGACGCAGATGGTAATCTGATCAGGCATGGTAAAAAGTCGCGGACAGAAGTGGGAATTTTAGTCACCAACCAATGGAAGAATGAAATCTATAAAAATATTTTCCTGGATCATCGATTAAGCCTTTATACCGATTACCTGAATAATTTTGGCAATGTCGATGTAGACTGGCAGGTACAGCTTGATCTGGTCGTAAATCAATATGTAAAAGCCAATATCGGTACCAATCTCGTTTATGACGATGACATCAAATCGAAAAAGGAGATAGACGGCGTACAGGTTACACAAGGTCCTAAAATCCAGTTTAAACAATTACTCGGTGTAGGATTGAGCTATACTTTTTAA
- a CDS encoding AAA family ATPase, giving the protein MSTLYFTDRSNINLEDVVFNEAVSGQINQFLKEYQYREILEQYELPVVNKMLLYGKTGCGKTMTAKAIAKRLDKKIIIVNLASIVSSKLGETAKNIEGLFKEVLYESAVLFFDEFDSLGQIRDYDNKDSSEMKRVVNAILQLIDNFPKKSILIAATNQIQMIDEALVRRFELKLEFTLPSKDVLDKYYTHLLSKYPVPFQKLERIYDISFAEAKNHVFKEVKNNIIQAEIAKQQNN; this is encoded by the coding sequence TTGAGTACTTTATATTTTACAGACAGGAGTAATATCAACCTGGAAGATGTTGTTTTTAACGAAGCGGTATCCGGACAGATCAATCAGTTTTTAAAGGAATACCAGTATCGGGAAATTTTGGAACAGTATGAACTGCCGGTAGTCAACAAAATGCTGCTTTACGGAAAAACCGGCTGTGGGAAAACAATGACGGCAAAAGCCATAGCAAAACGGCTCGATAAGAAAATCATCATTGTAAACCTGGCGAGTATCGTGTCGTCCAAACTGGGCGAAACAGCAAAGAATATTGAAGGACTGTTTAAAGAAGTATTGTATGAAAGCGCCGTATTGTTCTTTGATGAATTTGATTCGTTGGGGCAAATCCGGGATTATGATAACAAAGACAGTAGCGAGATGAAAAGGGTTGTCAATGCCATTTTACAGCTGATTGATAACTTCCCGAAAAAATCCATTCTAATTGCGGCAACCAACCAGATACAGATGATTGATGAAGCTTTGGTACGCCGGTTTGAATTAAAGCTGGAATTTACCTTGCCTTCCAAAGATGTGCTGGATAAATATTACACCCATTTATTGTCTAAGTATCCGGTACCATTCCAAAAACTGGAACGCATCTATGACATTTCATTTGCAGAGGCAAAAAACCATGTTTTTAAAGAAGTGAAAAACAATATTATTCAGGCAGAGATAGCCAAACAACAAAATAATTAA
- a CDS encoding nucleoside deaminase yields MENIFTDDYFMKKALQEAEIAFEKGEIPVGAIVVIDNRVIARSHNLTELLNDVTAHAEMQAITASANFLGGKYLKDCTLYVTLEPCQMCAGALYWSQISKIVFGARDEQRGFQKMGTQLHPKTLVTGGVMENECAALMKEFFKKKR; encoded by the coding sequence ATGGAAAATATTTTCACCGACGATTATTTTATGAAAAAGGCTTTGCAAGAGGCCGAAATTGCCTTTGAAAAAGGGGAGATTCCTGTAGGCGCCATAGTGGTTATAGACAATCGGGTTATTGCCAGAAGCCATAACCTGACGGAGTTGTTAAACGATGTTACAGCACATGCCGAAATGCAGGCAATTACTGCATCGGCTAATTTTTTAGGCGGGAAATACCTGAAAGACTGCACGCTTTATGTAACGCTGGAGCCTTGCCAGATGTGTGCGGGGGCGTTATACTGGAGCCAGATTTCTAAAATCGTATTTGGTGCCCGCGATGAACAGCGCGGATTTCAGAAAATGGGAACACAGCTGCATCCCAAAACGCTTGTTACCGGCGGAGTTATGGAAAATGAATGTGCTGCTTTAATGAAGGAGTTCTTTAAGAAAAAACGATAA
- a CDS encoding T9SS-dependent M36 family metallopeptidase yields MKKTTLLMLMLASGVGFAQSQNEQIQRYLANNHQKLGLTKQDVEDWFVESEASSSTTKINNYYVKQRYKGIEIFNAITNFSVKNGEVINVGNRFVPGISAKINTVTPVLSVLDGFQKALSLLKVQTFSSQVVTTISNKEFKLSNGTLQDDPVSAELVFQQMEDESLRLAWDYTFYTSDYKHLWSVRIDAVNGKLLENFDLVLSCNFGDANHKEHNHSMNFGNKAFKEANSFAQVQSGSYRVYPFNVESPNHGNRELLVSPDNALASPYGWHDINGTAGAEFTITRGNNVWAKEDIAGTNGNGASPDGGAGLVFDYPYGGTGVAASTYTNAATTNLFYMNNIMHDIMYQYGFNEVNGNFQQNNYGKGGTVTLQGDAVLADAQDGSGTNNANFSTPVDGQRPRMQMYLWDVGPRPKFFEIHSPASLAGSYVAVDNNFTNGHVALPVQPAGITANVALFNDGVPDNADACTAAINGAELNGKIVMIKRGTCSFVEKVMFAQNAGALAVIVVNNLEEDIVMGGDNAAITIPAISIRPSVGNAMIAAMQNGTLNLTIAIQPVNFVNSDGDFDNGVITHEYGHGVSSRLTGGPANAACLTSSEQMGEGWSDFFAYMLQMKAGDSPVVGKGIATFLANQPTDGRGIRAFKYSTDLAINPLTYGDTNGLTYVDANGTTRIDVHAVGTVWASVLWDLAWAYVNKYGYDANMYTGTGGNNKVLRLVIDALKLQPCNPSFVSGRNAIIAADQATTGGQDFCMIWDVFARRGLGVNASAGTNSGIAGINDQVEDFTTPPQGPNCTLAVDYFQNEDMIKVYPNPSNGTFNVFIGNYSGKVTLEVFDINGRKVYNQKVDDFNIEKTINLKGLQSGMYILKIDGDNLSYTKKVILN; encoded by the coding sequence ATGAAAAAAACTACCCTATTGATGCTAATGTTAGCAAGTGGCGTAGGATTTGCCCAATCCCAAAATGAGCAGATTCAGCGATATCTGGCTAATAATCATCAAAAACTTGGATTAACGAAGCAAGATGTTGAGGACTGGTTTGTTGAAAGTGAAGCGAGTTCTTCCACTACAAAAATCAATAACTATTATGTTAAGCAGCGGTATAAAGGAATCGAAATTTTTAATGCAATAACCAATTTTTCTGTTAAAAACGGAGAGGTTATTAATGTTGGAAATCGGTTTGTTCCGGGAATATCGGCAAAGATCAATACGGTTACTCCGGTTTTATCAGTGCTTGACGGCTTCCAGAAAGCGTTAAGCCTGTTGAAAGTACAAACGTTCAGCAGCCAGGTTGTTACTACAATCAGCAATAAAGAATTTAAATTGTCTAACGGAACGTTACAGGATGATCCGGTAAGTGCAGAATTGGTGTTCCAGCAAATGGAAGACGAATCGTTGCGTCTGGCCTGGGATTATACGTTTTATACTTCCGATTACAAGCATTTATGGAGTGTTAGAATCGATGCTGTAAACGGTAAACTTCTGGAAAATTTTGACTTGGTTTTAAGTTGTAATTTTGGTGATGCGAATCACAAAGAGCACAACCACTCCATGAACTTTGGCAATAAAGCGTTTAAAGAAGCAAATTCTTTTGCGCAGGTACAGTCGGGATCTTACCGTGTGTACCCATTCAATGTGGAAAGTCCTAATCACGGTAACAGAGAGTTGTTGGTTTCTCCGGATAATGCGCTTGCTTCTCCTTACGGATGGCATGATATTAACGGAACAGCCGGCGCGGAATTTACCATTACAAGAGGAAATAACGTTTGGGCAAAAGAAGATATTGCCGGAACAAACGGAAACGGAGCAAGTCCGGACGGAGGTGCAGGATTGGTTTTTGACTATCCTTACGGCGGAACCGGAGTAGCAGCGTCTACTTATACGAATGCTGCAACGACAAACCTGTTCTACATGAATAATATCATGCACGATATCATGTATCAGTATGGTTTTAATGAAGTTAACGGTAACTTCCAGCAGAATAATTATGGAAAAGGAGGAACAGTTACCCTTCAGGGTGATGCTGTTTTAGCTGATGCACAGGATGGAAGCGGAACAAATAACGCAAACTTTTCCACACCGGTTGACGGACAGCGCCCGAGAATGCAGATGTATTTATGGGATGTTGGACCAAGACCTAAATTTTTCGAGATTCATTCCCCGGCTTCTTTAGCGGGTAGCTATGTAGCGGTTGACAATAACTTTACTAACGGTCACGTGGCATTGCCGGTGCAGCCTGCAGGGATTACGGCTAATGTGGCCCTGTTCAATGACGGTGTTCCGGATAATGCAGATGCTTGTACAGCAGCTATAAACGGTGCAGAATTGAACGGTAAGATCGTAATGATCAAAAGAGGAACCTGTTCTTTTGTTGAAAAAGTTATGTTTGCTCAGAATGCAGGAGCACTTGCAGTTATCGTGGTAAACAATTTAGAAGAAGATATCGTGATGGGTGGTGATAATGCAGCGATAACAATCCCTGCTATTTCCATCAGACCTTCTGTTGGAAATGCTATGATCGCAGCCATGCAAAACGGAACACTTAATTTAACGATTGCTATTCAGCCGGTTAACTTTGTGAATTCTGATGGCGATTTTGATAATGGTGTTATTACACACGAATACGGACATGGTGTTTCTTCCCGTTTAACCGGCGGACCGGCTAATGCGGCTTGTTTAACAAGTTCAGAGCAAATGGGAGAAGGATGGTCAGATTTCTTTGCTTATATGTTGCAGATGAAAGCTGGTGATTCTCCGGTTGTTGGTAAAGGTATTGCTACTTTCTTGGCCAATCAGCCTACAGACGGAAGAGGAATCCGTGCTTTTAAATATTCAACGGATTTAGCTATTAACCCGCTTACTTACGGAGATACAAATGGTTTAACCTATGTAGACGCTAACGGAACAACAAGAATTGATGTTCACGCTGTAGGAACGGTTTGGGCTAGTGTATTATGGGATTTAGCCTGGGCTTATGTTAACAAATACGGATACGATGCGAATATGTACACCGGTACCGGTGGAAATAACAAAGTTTTAAGACTGGTTATTGACGCTTTAAAATTACAGCCTTGTAACCCTTCATTCGTTTCCGGTAGAAATGCTATTATTGCAGCAGATCAGGCAACGACAGGCGGACAGGATTTCTGTATGATCTGGGATGTATTTGCAAGAAGAGGATTGGGTGTTAATGCTTCGGCTGGAACCAATTCCGGTATTGCCGGTATTAACGACCAGGTGGAAGATTTTACAACGCCGCCACAGGGACCTAACTGTACGTTAGCAGTAGACTATTTCCAGAATGAAGATATGATCAAGGTATATCCTAACCCTTCAAACGGAACGTTCAATGTGTTTATTGGAAACTACAGCGGAAAAGTGACACTTGAAGTATTTGATATAAACGGTAGAAAAGTGTACAACCAAAAAGTTGACGACTTCAATATCGAAAAAACAATAAATCTGAAAGGATTACAATCAGGAATGTATATTCTTAAGATTGATGGAGATAATCTAAGTTATACGAAGAAGGTTATATTAAATTAA
- the dgt gene encoding dGTP triphosphohydrolase produces MNWEQLLSLKRQGDTSKRLRKEQDDTRLGFEVDYDRIIFSSAFRSLQDKTQVIPLSKTDFVHTRLTHSLEVSVVGRSLGRLVGKKILEKYPHLKEIHGFHMNDFGTIVAAAALAHDIGNPPFGHSGEKAIGEYFKTGNGLQYQAQLEPKEWQDLVDFEGNANGFSVLTGSRPGNEGGLRISYATLGAFMKYPKESLPKKPTANIADKKFGFFQTDKEFFKDVAAELGMLSNKKTEDIGFERHPLAFLVEAADDICYTIIDFEDGINLGLVDEDFALEYLINLVRHTIDNKKYNTLTTKEDRISYLRALAISSLIGDAVKVFLENEEAILQGNFHVALMDKSQYKAQMDDIIKISIKNIYQSREVIEKEIMGYQIINTLLDKFCTAYNNKFEGKATNYDILILKLLPEKFITEKMKLYERLMHICHFVSMLTDGKALQIFNIIKAGI; encoded by the coding sequence ATGAACTGGGAACAGCTCTTGTCCTTAAAAAGACAAGGCGATACAAGCAAACGTTTAAGAAAAGAACAGGATGATACCCGGCTGGGTTTTGAAGTTGATTACGACAGGATCATCTTTTCATCTGCCTTTCGAAGCTTACAGGATAAAACGCAGGTTATTCCGCTTTCGAAAACCGATTTCGTACATACGCGGTTAACGCACAGTTTGGAAGTATCGGTTGTGGGACGTTCTTTAGGCCGTTTGGTTGGAAAGAAAATCTTAGAAAAATATCCTCATTTAAAAGAAATACACGGTTTCCACATGAACGATTTCGGAACGATTGTAGCGGCAGCTGCTTTGGCACACGATATCGGGAATCCGCCGTTTGGACATTCCGGCGAAAAGGCGATAGGGGAATATTTTAAAACCGGAAACGGCTTGCAGTATCAGGCGCAACTGGAACCTAAAGAATGGCAGGATCTGGTGGACTTTGAAGGAAATGCCAATGGCTTTTCGGTACTGACCGGTTCCCGTCCGGGTAATGAAGGCGGGCTTCGGATTTCCTATGCCACCTTAGGAGCCTTTATGAAATATCCGAAAGAAAGCCTTCCTAAAAAACCTACGGCTAATATAGCCGATAAGAAATTCGGCTTTTTCCAGACCGATAAAGAATTTTTTAAAGACGTAGCGGCAGAACTGGGGATGCTGTCCAATAAAAAAACGGAAGATATCGGGTTTGAAAGACATCCGCTGGCATTTCTGGTTGAAGCGGCAGACGATATTTGCTATACCATAATCGATTTTGAAGACGGTATTAATCTGGGTCTGGTAGATGAGGACTTTGCTCTGGAATACCTTATTAATTTAGTAAGGCATACGATCGATAACAAAAAATACAATACCCTTACCACAAAAGAAGACCGTATCAGCTACCTGCGTGCTTTGGCGATCAGCAGCTTGATAGGCGATGCCGTAAAGGTCTTCCTTGAAAATGAAGAAGCAATTCTTCAGGGGAACTTCCATGTAGCCCTGATGGACAAAAGCCAGTACAAAGCCCAGATGGACGACATTATCAAGATTAGTATTAAGAATATCTATCAGAGCCGTGAGGTAATTGAAAAAGAAATCATGGGTTACCAGATTATCAATACGTTGCTGGATAAATTCTGTACAGCATACAATAATAAATTTGAAGGCAAGGCAACCAATTATGATATCCTGATCTTAAAATTATTGCCGGAGAAATTTATAACCGAAAAAATGAAACTTTATGAACGGCTGATGCATATCTGTCATTTCGTTTCGATGTTAACTGACGGTAAAGCTTTACAAATCTTTAATATTATAAAAGCCGGGATTTAA